Below is a window of Cygnus atratus isolate AKBS03 ecotype Queensland, Australia chromosome 3, CAtr_DNAZoo_HiC_assembly, whole genome shotgun sequence DNA.
GATCACAGATTTTCCACAAGCATATAAACACGTTTTAAAGTGCTTCCTGGGTGCTTCAGATTAACCCCTTTCAGTATAAGCTTCTATGTAGTGCTGTTCCAGtcattacaaaattatttaagtcATTCTTCTTTAGGTGCATTGtgtattcaggaaaaaaatgacgACACTGTTGACGTAAAAGTTTTAAGCTCCACCAACATAAATGTATACACTACATAAGTTCCGATGAAGTTGTCAAATACTTTGGTTTATCATAGGTTAGGATAAATATTTGATAGAACAGAAATTGCGCTTCTCCACTCTATGATTTTTCACTACGAAATACCAATATAAATTGACAGTATTCTTTGGTAAAAACAGGACATTTGGCCAGTTTGTGTGTACATCTATTTATTACAATAGTCTAAAAGTGAACAAATGCCACTGCTGTACTGTCAATTTACAGGAATAACCATTCCTTACTCAGTGGGGAGTATCAAAATATTAAGCCTAGCAGTTAGCTATATAACAAGCTAAAACACATTCAGCAACTATTACAGGGGATCAATAAcgttttagaatattttttgcttaaCATTTATCCTTtacaaaaactttaaaatgctCTATGCCTGCAGACAAGTTCATTATTTCGCCGTGACTACAGAAACATTCAATGGTGTACACCGTCAGGTTTCTGATAAGCAATATAACAAAACCCAGGCAGGAGCATGGCGTGCTGACCAATATTCAGCTGCACAGCATTTGTGCATTACCTACACTAAGGACTAAGAAAAGCCTATTAAAAACTCAGTTAACTGCTACAGGTTATgtgaatatataaaaacagagcaaatatACAAGTATAACACTGAACATACTGTACTTTATTAGCACAAAAAGCCAGAACAAGgcacagcaagcagaaaaatacatcaataGAAGGGTTAGTGTAGCATACAAGAATAACGTTTATTGTACTTGCAGCCAAGATGTTCCCTACCTCGCACAGGTCACTGCCATAGAGAAGTAAGTAATAACATACTGTAGCAGCTGGTAAAGAAACTAGGGAGCACTCGTAATTGGTACAAAACATTAAACGGGACAGGGCATTCCAACAAAATTTTAGTGCAAAAATGTCTAAGACAGAACTGTTTTAAGTTCCATCTCCAATTAAATAAGCAAACAGAACTCAGAATTTTGTTTCCAAGTAATCTGTTGAAACTATTATCAGTGCATcttactttaaaacatttaaaaaagcacaaatggaAAGATATTTACAAATAAAGTGTAACAGTACCTTTGAAAcctgacatttatttcagatatgTCAGATTTTGTATTCTGATTATAATAATTCAACCACTTgtaattttctccataaaaatatcagacactttaaataaaaaacattgtttctcTTCACTATTACCTTCCATTGTAAATGACGAGTAGTCAGGCCACCAAAttctgctttagaaaaacacaaacttttctttcatgGCAGTAATCTAATTCTGTGCCCTGCCACCAAATTGATAATTCACGCTGGAAGGTATTTAACTGTCCAAGACAGTATTACCTTTACTAACAATGCCACTTAAATCTCCAAGTGTTTAAAATAGAATTACAGTACTGAGCAGGCATATTCAAGTCTTAACGATTAGGAAACCCTATACACTGAGAAAAGCATGATTCATCTGCTAGCATCAAAAGGCCGTTAACTCTTTATGGACTGCAGGCCATCCCTGCTTCTAGCGAACTGCtcttgattaaaagaaaatattcactaCTATCTGCAAAATTATCCGCGAGCTAAATTAGTACTTTGAGAAGTGAAAAGTTTTCaagaaggtattttaaaaaaatacttcaaatattaGCAAAAATGCTCCTCCAATAAAGTCTTTCTTTATCAGCATCACATGAATGCCCCACGGAAAATGCCTCATAGTTTCTTCATCCAATTACTACAgctataaaaacagaatattcaggaattagcaaaaatattttcattaggcCTTAATGAAAAACGTGCAGAATTGTGTCTGCTTATTGTTTCCAAGAGGCATCACAACTTAGTTTGATTAACAGCAGGCAGCATCTGACAGGATACTAACACTCTGCTTAAATAGGATATTGCAAAAAAGCTAGACGTTGTTGGTGCGTTCGCTGCAGTTAAACTGTAACACACAAAAAGCATATTCTGTAAGCTTATTGGGGATTCTGATTTCcgtttactttgtttttataggTTCCCGCTCCAGCCATCGCACCCTGACTTTTTGCTTATAGTGATACTCCTTTAGAAAGTCTTGCAACATTGAAGGTAGAGGAAGGTCATCAATTCCATCGTATGTAGTGCACCTGCAGATTACTGCCCGGCAGATATACTGCAGACTAAAGGGGAAGGTCCTGTTCAGGGACACGGTAAGCAATGGTTCAAAGAACATGCAAGAGCTAGGGTCTTTGTAGTGTTCCAGAAGCCCTGTAACAGTGGAGGAGTGAAACACACAGGGATCGTGGGcatcaaaactgaaattgtGATTCCACTGCTCAATGCGTGCATGTAGCGATCGGTTATATCGACGGAAGCTCACAGAGAAGAGGTAGTCCTCTTGCGCAGAATCCCTGAGCAAAAAAGTGCCTTCAGGTTTACCCTCCAGAAGTGCTTCTGCTTCGTAGCGGTCCATCACGCCCCAGTAGCAGGGGTTACCTGTGATCTGAAGTAAGTCTGGCACAAGGCAATGGATGTAGTCAATCTGAGTGTGCACCttccaagccccctgcctgCTGATGTGGCCGTGGCTCTCTCCGGAGATCTGACGCTGCTTCTGCCTGCGTGACTGCAGACAGAGTGTTGTTGTGTCCTCTTCAGAGTCACAGTTTCCTGGAGGGGTTAGATTTTTGTCCCCGGTCAGCTCAGTCATACCGGGGGCTAGCTTTGGTCCCAGTTTATACAATGGATTAACCTGTGCTGTAGCTTCAAAAGTATGTATTTGAGCATTGGGAGGGGGATCAACCCCTTCTTCAATACTGAGTCTGCGTCTCTCTCGCAGCCGGTCTTCTTCGTCTTCCGTGGAGACCAAGGAAGGATCAAATGTATCAAAAAAGGTTGAATGTGGACTCACAGGAGCTGTGTGCTGTTTAATCAGGTGCCACTTCTGAGCCAGATCAGAGCCTGCAGGAAAAGGGCATTTCTCAAGCATCAGTTCAGAGAGATGGATCTTTCTTTTGTTAGAAAACAGAGGTTTGGACTGTTTGCTGTAAGTTCTCATGGGAAAACACAGCCCAACAGTATCCTGGAGACGCTGTCGCAGAGAACGGCTGCCCACTGTCCTGTTTGATACTGCATCCATATCATGGACAGAACTCACCCCGTACCTTCTCTCCCGCCTCTGCAAACCACTTCGCGTTCTACCAAATCTTTTTTCAGTATCCAAGGAGCTCTGGGTTTTGGTAGAGCAGGAATGTTTCTTCTTCCCACCCCAAGGAGCATGCCGAGAATAAGAGTCCCTTCGAGCAAGCCTCGCTCCCGTGGTGATACATGAGTCGTTCTCTTTCTCAATGCTTATTTCAACAATCTGAGGAATTTCTGTGACACAGTTTTGGTTCCGCCTTGCCGAATTCTTGGAAGGACTTAAACCTAGTTGcaaagcaatgttttctctCAAAGGGCTGCTGGGTTGCTGTTGGGCCACACCAGTTATCTGGATAGCTTTGTCTTTAGCAGATGAGCAACTACTGGAGTTCACaaccacattttcattttggcttCCACCTTCATGACCGAAGAGATTCTGGCACCTGTATTTGAAATTGTTCCACATCTTTCCCACTTTATCCATGGATTATGTTATCtaaattcaaaagaagaaaaaatattataatagaacagtttaaaaaacCACACCTTCAGTTATCAATTCAGACTGAACATACTACAGTTGAAAAAGTGCCCTCACACTTGCACAGATATGTAGCACTGGCAGGCATCACACCATTTTGAGACTTAGAAAAATCAcctagaagaaaatgttttggaaattaCAAACATTTGATTTACAGCCCCCTCTGTACTTTCATCAGATGATTAAAAATTTAGGTAGAGCTGCATAATTGCACTTGACAGACAGGAAATACAATCccaaattcttcattttaggTGTCACATTTAACATATGACTCCCTGATAAGCTTCCAGTAGGTAGTAATAAAACAAATCCTGACAAAGAACAATTTTGGTGACTCCCAACTATGAGAACAGTTACAAAAGacaagatgaaaagaaattgcataaaaattgaaatttggAGTGTTCagcattcacaaaaaaaaaggcaagcaataAGGTATCAGCAAGACTTTAGAATTATAAAGTCTCTGATACATAGTAAAAGCCATACATACATCTATGTATACATACAGCTAAAGAACATCTGGCTTTATTACTTCAGTCATGAAAGAGCACAAGAAACTCTTCAATCTTTAGTAAGAgcacttaaaaagaaagcagctctgcagcaaaaaACAGTGATAGTGAATCATGGAGATACAGTAAAGAGATAAACACATTAGCAGCGTGTGTTCTGCAACTGCTTCTTCAGAAGCCAAGTCTGATAACTGGAACAAGACTGCCAAAAATCACAGGACTGCCCTAGGACACAGAAACAGGTTAATTCTGTACTAAGAAGTCAGGCGATGCCAAACTAAATTAGATCTAATTAAGTTCTGAGAGAAGTGCTGAACTTAAAAGAACTAAAACATGTCATCATATTTAACTCTTAATGGAAACTGCTCAGTTGTATGgatatatattattttgaagtAACATTCCTCTGTTgctactgttcttttttttttcccccccacagCTAGACAGGAATCTAAAACAGAGATCAAACCCACTGGGTCTTGTGAAATAACATGGATGACAGACAAGTAAGCAACAGTCTAGCAATCCAGTCTAGAAGCCCCTTAAGACAGAAGCACAGCTGTAAGCCTATGACTGTAGCAGAATCCACTGGCACTGAGGAAAAGTCAGAGGTATAGCTTACATGAGAATTACGAACAGATGACTTGAAATTCTTCCTGACTGCTATGAgaatagaaaagatttttccccCATTCCTTCCTCAAATACTTCAGCAAAAGCAGTAAGCTAGGTATCTACATctaattacataaaataaaaccttaagaACTTAGTGTGGACTCCGGGAGGtggatggaagaagaaaaaacccaGATCTTAACAGCCTCTGTAGATTGCTGGTACAAGTTACCTAGAACACAGTGCTAATGACAATCTGAATAACACCCAAGCGGCTGTTAAGAAGGAAGACACTTTTTCAAGTAACTTTTAGATGGAGAAGAACTTGCTAAGACAGGAAGTCTTACATGTAGAACAGGCTACAGAGTTCTGTGCGTATGTTAAAAGTGAAAGTGTGTATGCACATGAGTGAGGAACATCCTCCTGATTTAACAAACtgctacattatttttttctggagtggTCTGGACCAAGCTAGAAGACTGGGGAGTTTCAAGAGCAGCAGAACTAATTACACCAGATCATGTACAGATTTGTAGAAAATATACAAGCACGTATCATGTCATCACAATAATCATAGCTGCTTGTGGAGTCTCACAGATTATCCACACTTACGCAGAAGCAGCATACGTTTGATGTGTCTGCCTGTCAACACCGTATATATAAGGTTAAGTTCTACCCACTTTTCTCTCacattctccatttcttcttctttcaagCCACCACGATATATAAATTTATCTTTGTGACACCTACTAACCCGTTGTCATAATTCAGCTGAAGCCAGCcaaaaaattttaaagttttggaagtgaaaaggaagagacaaTATATAACCTCCATTCCCTTGGGAAAGAAGGCTAggaactatatatatttttgtgacaATGACTCAGAATTGCTTTTCTGACCAGTCATACATTATTCACTATTGCTCACTATTGCTCTTCCTTTACTCTGTTAGTCTAAAATGCCTTTAGGCTATTGGATGGGTTGGAAGCCCTTTATACCTGCCCACAacttcctaaaacaaacaaaccaaaaaaaaaatccatccacAAAATCCCCACCATACTGGCTTAACAAACTACTTTTtgaaagttaaatttaaaaggTCAATTACTTTGTCATAGTCAAGAGCATACCCTTCTTACCCAGAGAAGCATACGAGCCACTGCTGTATCTTGACTTGAGAATACACCTCAACACGAACTTGCTAGATTCTTCCTCTCAGTTGTGGACATGATtactacaaagagaaaaaaacagtatttttgttagttGTTTGAGTAACTTTTCAATTTGATACTTACAATCTGTGAATGTATTAAAGGGACATTTCACTAATAGCGTCTTACATGTGTGCACGAACTGCCTGCTTATAATAagcataaatatgtatataagtGTAAATAAAAGGCTTCACAGAACTTTTTTCATCCATTAACCATGTTTGTCAGATAGAAGCCTGGGGAGGACCCTCAAGTGAAGCTTATGAAATAAGAGCAAGGTCACAACATCTGGATCACTAAGTGCCAGACACAGTGGGCACACTCAGGCCTGTAAAAATGGTTTCCCCACGTTTTGGTTTCAAGTCCAAAGCAGTGGTTCCCACGTtctggctggcagtgctgtcaGATCCCCACATACTGCCTCCCCTCCTTGTTTCCAGCTGCTACATCACATCAAAAGGCAGCTAAAAATACACACTTTTCTAATATTACTTTTCCAGGTAAGCAACTGCTATACTTGCCACAAGGATGTTACATGATTGTGAAGCAAGAGGAATATGAACCATGATTCTAAAAAGGGGAAAGTACGTGGAATGCAAGACAAGTTCTTCACTAAAAGAGTAGGTCAGCGCTTCCCTAAAATAATGATTgtattgtttttcagaaatccaAGAGGCATTACGGGATTTTAGTACAGTATGCTCATGCCACTGTCAAGTCCAGCAGGAACAGGACGGAGAATGATTTGCTTCTCCACACCAGAACCAAGCCTAGGACAGCAGTAAGAGTTAACAACACACCGACAAGTTCGTTTTCTCTCGGTTCGGCATGTAAAGTATTAGCATACTTGAACATGACatatatttactgaaataaaaactataGGCTTGATCAATTACTACATGGATATCAGAAGTTAACACTCCTAGGCAGAAACTTCAGAGTAATGTCAGAACAGTACCAAACATCATTAGCTTCCATACACCTACGGAAGCACTAGAATTgattaaatgcttttgaaattagGCTGGTGAgtactgtcaaaaaaaaaaaacaaacataaaaataaactttccagAGAGCAGAGTTACAAGTACGAAACTAAGATTAAGCCAAAGGTGAAGTTCTTTTTGCAGCAGTAGAGTTTACACACATTCCCCACCaccccctttattttttcagcaagtCTACAGTACATAAGACATTACCAACTAGTACAGCTGATTCAGAGCAAGGCCTTAACGGAGCAAACAGAAGTAAAGCCCTACAATAAGGGCCGTACAGTTTTCACTGAAGCCTTAGCTAAAACATGGCGTCACCCAGGCCTAGGAGGACATACCCACATTCCAAGCAAAGCCATTTTACTGAGCACCTGCGGCACGGGGGACGCACACTGACCTTTTAACTCATTAAAAACCTAAGAAGTACATGGAAGCTGATCTTGAAGTTTCATGCCTTACGGTTCCTAGTTTAAGTCCTTGTGCCACTGCCATCCCTCGGTGCCAGCCGGAGCAGCCTGTTCCACATGCTGCCTGCACGAGGCAGTGGTTGCTTCAGGAGCCATCCTTCGCTAATGGAAAACAGCTTCCTGAATTTGGGTGACTGTCTCGGTTAAACCTCTCAATCATGTGTTAGAATACAACTTGACTCATTCTTAAGGTATTTTATATTCCATCTAGTAATTTCAAACTGGTTTAAATCAACACGCAACAGACTTGCGGTTTCACAGATTTCTTGTGGCAGCACTAAGGTCgacaaaatacaaattatttctgcacTGGCCCTAAAGCCATCCCAGTTTTCCAAAGGAGCACTGCCTGAGAAAGTTATCTTTGGAAAAGGTTATTTTAGcctgaacaaaaaataaatttaatccCATCAAAATCCACAAAGTGAATTCATCACTTTGtaaattttctcagaaaaagttATActaacatttccaaaacaatcTCCTTccaactaaaaataatttgtctacCTTAAACTGGCATAagttatcttaaaaataataggTAGTAAGCACTCAGAAGGGATTACAGAAGCAATGACACTATATCCCCTCTTGCAACCAGTTCAGAGATGCATTCAAAGCCAGGAAGTTTGTAGGAGCACAGTATCCAAGTATTTTGGGTGgataaacaacaaaactacTGAAAGCTAGGCAAACCATTAGTTTAATAGCACTTAAGTAAGTATCTCATACCAACAGGTTACTGTGAAAACTCAGACTGTTCTTCCCAGAAGTGTCACAGCATCTAGCTAGAGCTAGGGCCACTCTGAGTGCGAGCTGGGCTCTGTCCTAGAGGCAACGTGCTTGTCTCGATCTCAGTGttacttcatttgaaaaatagatGATACAGTAAGTTACATTCAAAATAACTCCTAAAAACGTACCATCTTCACAGAAGTCATAACACAATATAATGTAGGACACCTTAAAAAGGTgcttatttcaaaaacaagagCCTACAAAATTCtctggttttctatttttacctTATGACAGCTTCAACACATTGAAAGACGACGAACAAAAAACTTTGGAAGAGAACAGGGACAGACAACTCCTACAAGTCAAAACTTCAATAACTtgaaaggggagagggagaaatcAACCTGCTCCTCGCACACTGTTGAGCCCCTTGCCAGCACAAGCATACAAGCTCAGGCCACGCTGCCCAGCTTTCAGCAACCCACAACCTGTCACCTTGGCCCACGCATGTGGAAGGAAAAGGACTGGAAAGAGGCTACACATCTGCTGTTTGGACTGCTCCCTGCTTTAACGTAATTCACCCCACAAGGACGAGAGACCCCATTAAAGACGACGTTCTCTTGCACCACAGCACGCTCGCTGAGGCGGTCAGTGCCCTATTCTCACACTGCCAAACGCCTGCTATGGGCTACGGCTCCCCTGGCCGCAGGGACagtgctgctcacagcagcactCCTCAGCCTTTCTCAGCCAAAATGAGGAAGGCTGGCCAGCTCCTACCATCTGAAGTAACCCACttgaggaagggagaaaaggcaATGCTAAGGATTACGAAGCAATTTCCTCCCTTCCAATACGCATTCCAGAAATAATGAATTGCTGCTGAAATACTAGAAACAACGTTccttaaaaaagaaggaataagtTAGCTGCAGGCTCTGGTTAGTTCAAAGCGCAGTGGTGTTGGGAGAATGATCTGCAGTTCCAAATTCCCAGACCAGAGGCAGCCACTACACCCAAAAAGGTAAAGGATATCAAGCTACAATTCCAACGCCACGCAAAGTCAGCACAAGTCAGCATTGCAACCAGAAGAAATTGCAGCAGTCCCTTCCTGGCCACACGTGCCAGGACATGACATGACACAGCCTGTACACCAGCCGGCTGCTCAGTCAACCAGCTCAAGGAAGGGACCTAGACTAAAACTAGATATCAGAAAAAGTCTCAATcattgatgcttttttttttttttttttgacttctttaCAAACATTCATGTTATTCATGTTAACGCAAGGGAGGAGCGGATGAGGAGAGAGGAAGTAACAGCCAGGGCACGTCTGCTTCCTTCCACATCTGCACTGGTTCATTCTGCCCCCAGTATTAACACCTGAGATGGCTACTTTGAAAAGAAGTTTCACCTGAGCTACTTTTTTTTGAGCTACTTCTCCAAATACTCAGGTTGAAAGTTCAGCCACTGAACAGGTTTACTTTGAACACAGAACACTAAGTTGGCTTGATGCAGCCCGCTAAAGCATACTGAAAGCTACAAGTTTCAAGGACTTAAGTTGGCAGAGTGTCAAGTCAAAGAGAAATTACAGTATTTGCCATTGTTTCTACCTGAAACTAAGTAGTAATATCCTCCCCCTCCTTGGTGCAGGTTCACAATGAGCAAAAAGCACTCTTAGCTTGCATAGCTGATGTTCTGCCACTTTCTTTCCATGCAGCCACACGTGGTAACTTCAGTTCAGAAATACTGCTTCAAGATTTTTTCAATGGTGGGATAAGTCCTTGTATCCCCTTGTTAGGCTTTGGGGTTCAAAAAGACGGTGTCAGGACTACATGTCACGTGTTGGATTATAAAATACTGTACAGCTGCCATCCActtcccttctcttcacaaGATCCAAAATTCCTAAAAGAGAAGAGCATGAATGGAAGAACAGCATGTGAACAACACTGCACCAAAATAGACAGAGGCTTGTTTCTGAAGTACTTTTTCCTGTACTTATACAAGCCTAGCAGATAATAATACAACTCTGATGAGCGAAGTAATTACACAAGGATCACAGAACTAGGCACTGCAAGCATAAGCTTCAGGTGTTAAGGAAGAAGTAACGCTGCACAGATCTACTGAGAACTCCACATGATGGTAGATACCCATGGCAGAAGCCCTGTAAACTCGAAACAACAATGCATACATTAACTCCAAGTAAAGACACCCTCTAATCACTTAGGCAGTAACCTGATGGCCACTCATCATAACATAAATCCACACGAGCAACATTAAAAGGAAGCAGTTTCCTTTAAATGACCTCCACACACCATAAGTAGGCAACTGAGCATAACGTCCCCATATCAGttgtaaaagaaatggaaaaagcatcAAGTTGGTAAAGGAAGGTACCTGCTAGAGAAGGGAACTCTAGGTGACtcactgaaataa
It encodes the following:
- the SOCS5 gene encoding suppressor of cytokine signaling 5 gives rise to the protein MDKVGKMWNNFKYRCQNLFGHEGGSQNENVVVNSSSCSSAKDKAIQITGVAQQQPSSPLRENIALQLGLSPSKNSARRNQNCVTEIPQIVEISIEKENDSCITTGARLARRDSYSRHAPWGGKKKHSCSTKTQSSLDTEKRFGRTRSGLQRRERRYGVSSVHDMDAVSNRTVGSRSLRQRLQDTVGLCFPMRTYSKQSKPLFSNKRKIHLSELMLEKCPFPAGSDLAQKWHLIKQHTAPVSPHSTFFDTFDPSLVSTEDEEDRLRERRRLSIEEGVDPPPNAQIHTFEATAQVNPLYKLGPKLAPGMTELTGDKNLTPPGNCDSEEDTTTLCLQSRRQKQRQISGESHGHISRQGAWKVHTQIDYIHCLVPDLLQITGNPCYWGVMDRYEAEALLEGKPEGTFLLRDSAQEDYLFSVSFRRYNRSLHARIEQWNHNFSFDAHDPCVFHSSTVTGLLEHYKDPSSCMFFEPLLTVSLNRTFPFSLQYICRAVICRCTTYDGIDDLPLPSMLQDFLKEYHYKQKVRVRWLEREPIKTK